A region of Bifidobacterium adolescentis ATCC 15703 DNA encodes the following proteins:
- a CDS encoding VWA domain-containing protein: MGKFTALLVTIAMLAGTTGAGATAFADETVTDGGNVAAESAASQPESTQQSDAENAVGSDVADIAGQDVAGQSATDDDDAQCLTDDGESHQPSNEQAQSQLQSQSQPEQPSETMPEQRQPCDKTEQPNEQKEQERQAVRQPTAENADVPANGAAPAQDGDRNDHAGENRTDAVANGDAGATADDGKTGDADDADNDGNTAEDADDADKNGKNDADKDAASAQNGNDNDKNDAAKDDTDADEHIMRDRFTFNRKTVMRAARNVAVPQPDHTKSITYNNGGKYTLNLNVVGKDTRESHETTEKIEVVLVLDTSGSMNYCMDGSQRRCNKSNPKRLTALKEAATSFIDATETTNDTIQDENSKVRIAIAQFGQTSGVVSSLTSDTAALKSSVSRLSANGATPADKGMAAA; this comes from the coding sequence ATGGGAAAATTCACCGCATTGCTTGTCACGATTGCGATGCTGGCCGGCACCACGGGAGCCGGCGCGACCGCGTTCGCCGACGAAACGGTGACGGATGGCGGCAACGTGGCCGCCGAATCCGCAGCGAGCCAGCCGGAATCGACACAACAATCCGATGCTGAAAACGCAGTCGGATCGGACGTTGCCGACATTGCCGGGCAAGATGTTGCCGGACAGTCCGCAACGGACGATGACGACGCACAATGCCTTACGGACGACGGCGAATCGCATCAGCCATCGAACGAACAAGCGCAATCGCAACTGCAGTCGCAATCGCAACCGGAACAACCGTCGGAGACGATGCCGGAACAGCGGCAGCCGTGCGATAAGACGGAACAGCCGAATGAGCAGAAGGAGCAGGAACGGCAGGCGGTTAGGCAGCCGACGGCTGAGAACGCTGACGTACCTGCAAATGGTGCTGCACCGGCTCAAGACGGCGATCGAAACGACCATGCCGGCGAAAATCGCACGGATGCTGTGGCGAATGGCGATGCGGGCGCGACAGCCGATGACGGCAAAACCGGCGATGCGGACGATGCTGACAACGATGGCAACACTGCTGAAGATGCCGACGATGCCGACAAGAACGGTAAGAATGACGCCGACAAGGATGCCGCGTCGGCTCAAAACGGCAACGATAACGACAAGAATGATGCTGCCAAAGACGATACCGACGCCGACGAACACATCATGCGCGATCGCTTCACCTTCAATCGCAAAACCGTGATGCGTGCCGCGCGTAACGTCGCCGTGCCGCAGCCGGACCACACGAAAAGCATCACATACAACAACGGCGGCAAATACACGCTGAACCTCAACGTGGTGGGCAAGGATACCCGCGAAAGCCATGAGACCACGGAGAAAATCGAAGTGGTGCTCGTACTGGACACGTCCGGATCGATGAACTACTGCATGGACGGAAGCCAAAGAAGATGCAACAAATCGAATCCGAAGCGGTTGACGGCGCTGAAAGAAGCGGCGACCAGCTTCATCGACGCCACCGAGACCACCAACGACACCATCCAGGACGAAAACAGCAAAGTGCGAATCGCCATCGCTCAATTCGGGCAGACATCCGGCGTGGTGAGTTCCCTGACCAGCGATACCGCCGCTCTGAAATCATCGGTGAGCAGGCTGTCCGCCAATGGCGCGACCCCTGCGGACAAAGGCATGGCCGCCGCGTAG
- a CDS encoding isopeptide-forming domain-containing fimbrial protein has product MKTRRLCAVIAAAATLLGGMAFGTAGAYAAGSASIEVRHSQKGHTYSAYKFASLTVDGDAVQVDTDADWVTAVTDAVAAANNNMDPVVSMPSEYDSNPAAFAATKTGDNDAAWFRTFAASLAVGDGVVADKTVAGNGGTAAIGSLEEGWYLITDVDKDGGRGTNAIVATTLNGVAATFKVKGDPATGQGKINAVGMFVAKNENEPDQPGKTADTITTTEGVSIGQTVAYTITLDIPNAAEGYDKYPYFVKDVASKGLTVNKDFKAVVRAADGTETNMPFTYVTVPTVGADGKTTTVLGFDLANKSGQLVITYTAVVDKDIIDMGNKVTNKAAVSRDTEVWNTPVEFDSYTGGFSFHKYGVGSDANGLAGAKFHVFEGTEVSQTPLKFIKIVDGEYRLAEANENGAVADVETTTGDVKIMGLKSGKYTLKETGFASGYAKNFVPIFTVELAVNQETGKSTFKLVGANNLGLASRLDEGMSDKAIQVKNVKNVTQLPLTGAMGTALFTIAALVMAGAGLALVLRFRESDTPMAV; this is encoded by the coding sequence ATGAAGACGAGAAGGCTTTGTGCAGTAATCGCCGCGGCGGCAACGTTGCTGGGCGGTATGGCGTTCGGCACCGCCGGAGCGTATGCGGCCGGCAGCGCATCGATCGAAGTGCGGCATTCGCAGAAGGGGCACACTTACTCCGCGTACAAGTTCGCCTCGCTGACGGTGGACGGCGACGCCGTGCAGGTCGACACCGACGCCGATTGGGTGACTGCGGTGACCGACGCGGTGGCCGCCGCCAACAACAACATGGACCCCGTTGTCAGCATGCCCTCCGAATATGACAGCAATCCGGCCGCGTTCGCCGCAACCAAGACCGGCGATAACGACGCCGCCTGGTTCCGCACATTCGCGGCCTCGTTGGCGGTTGGCGATGGCGTCGTTGCCGACAAAACCGTTGCAGGCAACGGCGGTACGGCTGCCATCGGTTCGCTTGAAGAAGGCTGGTATCTCATCACCGATGTGGACAAGGACGGCGGTCGGGGAACCAATGCCATCGTCGCCACCACGCTGAACGGCGTGGCCGCCACATTCAAAGTGAAGGGCGATCCGGCAACCGGCCAGGGCAAGATCAACGCTGTCGGCATGTTTGTGGCCAAGAACGAGAACGAGCCCGACCAGCCGGGCAAGACGGCCGATACGATTACCACCACTGAAGGCGTGAGCATTGGGCAGACCGTCGCCTACACCATCACGCTGGATATTCCGAACGCGGCCGAAGGCTACGACAAGTATCCGTACTTCGTGAAGGACGTGGCATCCAAGGGCCTGACGGTCAACAAGGACTTCAAGGCCGTTGTTCGAGCCGCGGATGGCACGGAAACGAATATGCCGTTCACCTACGTGACCGTTCCGACCGTTGGAGCCGACGGCAAGACCACCACCGTGCTGGGATTCGACTTGGCCAACAAGAGCGGCCAGCTGGTCATCACCTACACCGCCGTGGTCGACAAGGACATCATCGACATGGGCAACAAGGTTACCAACAAGGCGGCCGTGTCCCGTGACACCGAGGTGTGGAACACGCCGGTCGAATTCGACTCCTATACCGGGGGCTTCTCCTTCCACAAGTACGGTGTCGGAAGCGATGCCAATGGTCTCGCAGGAGCGAAGTTCCACGTGTTCGAGGGAACCGAGGTTTCGCAGACCCCGCTCAAGTTCATCAAGATTGTGGATGGCGAATACCGCCTTGCCGAAGCGAACGAGAACGGCGCTGTCGCGGATGTGGAAACCACCACCGGCGACGTGAAAATCATGGGCTTGAAGTCCGGCAAGTACACGCTGAAGGAAACCGGATTCGCGAGCGGCTATGCGAAGAACTTTGTGCCGATCTTCACCGTCGAACTAGCTGTGAACCAGGAAACCGGCAAGTCGACCTTCAAGCTGGTCGGCGCCAACAACCTCGGTCTGGCAAGCAGGCTTGACGAGGGCATGTCCGACAAGGCAATCCAGGTCAAGAACGTGAAGAACGTCACGCAGCTGCCGCTCACCGGCGCAATGGGCACCGCGTTGTTCACCATCGCGGCCCTGGTAATGGCCGGAGCCGGACTGGCGCTCGTGCTGCGCTTCCGCGAATCCGATACGCCGATGGCGGTCTGA
- the clpB gene encoding ATP-dependent chaperone ClpB encodes MEQKFTQMAQEALSDAVQNAAALGNPQVDTLHLLDAMLRQENSMARALIEAAGGNAQNVSAEVHQAMQSLPSASGSTTTQPDVSRQLSAVLSQAEKEMQRRGDEYVTVDLMLVAIAAAKPNQSADILEKNGLTADKLRNALTAARGSDRKVTSADAEGSYKALEKYSTDLTAAAKEGKLDPVIGRDQEIRRVIQILSRRTKNNPVLIGEPGVGKTAVVEGLAQRIVAGDVPTTLQNKKLISLDLGSMVAGSKYRGEFEERLKSVLEEIKKADGQIITFIDEIHTIVGAGAAEGSMDAGNMLKPMLARGELRLIGATTLDEYRENIEKDPALERRFQQVFVGEPSVEDTVAILRGIAPKYEAHHKVTIGDDALVAAATLSNRYISGRQLPDKAIDLVDEAAAHLRMELDSSPEEIDELRRQVDRLKMEKSYLLGNPKNDKATEKAEAELDDSAKDRLADLNQEIADKSEKLNGLKARWDAEKNGHNRIGDLRKKLDELRTQAEKYEREGDLAKSSAINYGEIPAIQKEIAQAEKNEAESGGADNANADVPMVPDRVDADSIAEIVSDWTGIPVGRLMQGENEKLLHMEEYLGKRVIGQKEAIQAVSDAVRRSRAGISDPNRPTGSFLFLGPTGVGKTELAKALADFLFDDEKAMVRIDMSEYMEKASVSRLIGAAPGYIGYEEGGQLTEAVRRRPYSVVLFDEVEKANPEVFDVLLQVLDDGRLTDGQGRTVDFKNTILIMTSNLGSQFLVNPDMDADAKKKAVMDAVHMQFKPEFINRLDELVMFHPLTREELGGIVDIQVAQVSARLTDRRITLDVTDSAREWLANTGYDPAYGARPLRRLVQTEVGDQLARMLLAGEVHDGDTVLVDQTGGDHLELSAWAADQLEDMGEGKTDDSADVPNPAE; translated from the coding sequence ATGGAACAGAAGTTCACGCAGATGGCGCAGGAAGCGCTTTCGGACGCCGTTCAGAACGCGGCGGCGCTGGGCAATCCGCAGGTAGACACCCTGCACCTGCTGGACGCGATGCTGCGTCAGGAAAACAGCATGGCCCGCGCGCTCATCGAAGCGGCAGGCGGCAACGCGCAAAACGTGAGCGCCGAAGTGCATCAGGCGATGCAATCGCTGCCGAGCGCCAGCGGATCGACCACAACGCAGCCGGACGTCAGCAGGCAGCTGTCGGCGGTGCTATCGCAAGCCGAAAAAGAAATGCAACGGAGGGGAGACGAGTACGTCACCGTCGACCTCATGCTGGTCGCAATCGCGGCCGCGAAACCTAATCAAAGCGCGGACATCTTGGAAAAGAACGGTCTTACCGCGGATAAGCTGCGTAACGCCCTGACCGCCGCGCGCGGCAGCGACCGCAAGGTGACCAGCGCCGACGCGGAAGGCTCGTATAAAGCTTTGGAGAAGTACTCCACCGATTTGACGGCCGCCGCGAAGGAAGGCAAGCTCGACCCGGTGATCGGCCGCGACCAGGAAATCCGCCGCGTCATCCAGATCCTGTCCCGCCGTACCAAGAACAATCCTGTGCTGATCGGCGAGCCTGGCGTCGGCAAAACCGCCGTCGTCGAAGGCCTGGCGCAGCGCATCGTCGCCGGCGACGTGCCGACCACCCTGCAGAACAAGAAGCTTATCTCGCTTGACCTGGGCTCCATGGTGGCTGGTTCCAAGTACCGTGGCGAATTCGAGGAACGTCTGAAGAGCGTGCTTGAGGAGATCAAGAAGGCCGACGGGCAGATCATCACCTTCATCGACGAGATCCACACCATCGTCGGCGCGGGCGCGGCCGAAGGCTCCATGGACGCGGGCAATATGCTCAAGCCCATGCTGGCCCGTGGCGAACTGCGCCTGATCGGCGCCACCACACTGGACGAATACCGTGAGAACATCGAAAAGGATCCGGCGCTCGAACGTCGTTTCCAGCAGGTGTTCGTCGGCGAGCCGAGCGTGGAGGACACCGTCGCCATCCTGCGCGGCATCGCGCCGAAGTATGAGGCCCACCACAAGGTGACCATCGGCGACGACGCGCTGGTCGCGGCGGCAACCCTGTCGAACCGCTACATTTCCGGACGCCAGCTGCCGGACAAGGCCATCGATCTGGTGGACGAGGCCGCAGCGCACCTGCGCATGGAACTCGACTCCTCGCCTGAGGAAATCGACGAACTGCGCCGCCAGGTGGACCGTCTCAAGATGGAGAAGTCGTACCTGCTGGGCAATCCGAAGAACGACAAGGCCACGGAAAAGGCCGAAGCGGAACTGGACGACAGCGCCAAGGACCGTCTCGCCGATTTGAACCAGGAAATCGCCGACAAAAGCGAAAAGCTCAACGGGCTGAAAGCGCGTTGGGACGCCGAAAAGAACGGCCACAACCGTATCGGCGACCTGCGCAAGAAGCTCGACGAGCTGCGTACGCAAGCCGAAAAGTACGAGCGCGAAGGCGACCTGGCGAAATCGTCAGCCATCAACTACGGCGAAATCCCGGCCATCCAGAAGGAAATCGCCCAAGCCGAGAAGAACGAGGCGGAATCGGGCGGAGCCGACAATGCCAACGCCGACGTGCCGATGGTCCCCGACCGCGTCGACGCCGACTCCATCGCCGAAATCGTCTCCGACTGGACCGGCATCCCCGTGGGCCGTCTTATGCAGGGCGAAAACGAGAAGCTCCTGCACATGGAGGAGTACCTCGGCAAGCGTGTGATCGGCCAGAAGGAAGCCATCCAAGCGGTTTCCGACGCCGTGCGTCGCTCGCGTGCCGGCATCTCCGACCCGAACCGTCCGACCGGATCGTTCCTGTTCCTCGGCCCCACCGGCGTGGGCAAGACCGAACTGGCCAAGGCGCTCGCCGACTTCCTATTCGATGACGAGAAGGCCATGGTGCGCATCGACATGAGCGAATACATGGAGAAGGCCTCCGTGTCCCGCCTGATCGGCGCCGCGCCGGGCTACATCGGCTACGAAGAGGGTGGCCAGCTTACCGAAGCCGTGCGTCGCCGTCCGTATTCGGTGGTGCTGTTCGACGAGGTGGAGAAGGCCAATCCGGAAGTCTTCGACGTGCTGCTGCAGGTGCTTGACGACGGTCGCCTGACCGACGGCCAGGGCAGGACCGTGGACTTCAAGAACACGATTCTGATCATGACCTCCAACCTGGGCTCGCAGTTCCTCGTCAATCCCGACATGGACGCGGACGCCAAGAAGAAGGCCGTGATGGACGCCGTGCACATGCAGTTCAAGCCGGAATTCATCAACCGTCTGGACGAACTGGTCATGTTCCACCCGCTGACCCGCGAGGAGCTCGGCGGCATCGTGGACATTCAGGTCGCGCAGGTGTCCGCACGTCTGACCGACCGCCGCATCACGCTCGACGTGACCGATTCGGCGCGCGAATGGCTTGCCAACACCGGTTACGATCCGGCGTACGGCGCACGTCCGCTGCGTCGCCTGGTGCAGACCGAAGTCGGCGACCAGCTTGCCCGCATGCTGCTGGCCGGCGAAGTGCACGACGGCGACACCGTGCTGGTGGACCAGACCGGCGGCGACCACCTGGAGCTGTCCGCGTGGGCCGCGGACCAGCTGGAGGATATGGGCGAGGGGAAGACGGACGATTCCGCCGACGTCCCGAACCCGGCTGAGTGA
- a CDS encoding DUF7604 domain-containing protein: MTTALAMKSAGTLIYSIGIFEGANPEQQSFGNRENDQANQFMHAVSSNYPNATAYDKANWVTGGNLGYYKATNSADDLTKIFDDIQKEITTGSAYSGVSIVDELSEYAQVDGVVWNMASMRNFGGATYCRVTGGVTLNVTNLPSGATPPVLERDYTLWYSDAGNGKIRVEFAGDYELLHNATYTLSYGIVPTDSAYARVNTVDGGINYDATGDAGTGTTSAGKPGFRSNASAQVCYTFDKQSACAAYQHPVLQVPSANVVVTKHWEGGMPASGTTLRIDFMQGGASKLGKDLSEDDELPTGEWQYTFRGVMAGDYTVTEGNIAGYHAKGNVTSVPISITRADMWSAFDKGQTATYEASFTNVKETVAVLPLSGASEGRTWLVVAGVTALVLLLAGIVGLALIGRGRP, from the coding sequence GTGACAACCGCGCTCGCCATGAAATCGGCCGGCACGCTCATCTACAGCATCGGCATCTTCGAAGGCGCCAATCCGGAGCAGCAATCGTTCGGTAACAGGGAGAACGACCAAGCCAACCAGTTCATGCACGCCGTATCCAGCAACTATCCGAACGCCACCGCGTACGACAAAGCCAATTGGGTTACGGGCGGCAACCTCGGCTACTACAAGGCCACCAACAGCGCTGACGACCTGACGAAGATCTTCGACGACATTCAGAAGGAAATCACCACGGGAAGCGCCTACAGCGGCGTCTCGATCGTCGACGAGCTGTCCGAATACGCGCAGGTCGATGGCGTTGTCTGGAACATGGCCAGCATGCGGAACTTCGGCGGAGCGACCTACTGCCGGGTGACCGGCGGCGTGACGCTCAACGTGACGAATCTGCCTTCGGGGGCTACGCCTCCAGTGCTGGAACGTGATTACACATTGTGGTACAGCGACGCCGGCAACGGCAAGATCCGCGTCGAATTCGCCGGCGATTACGAGCTGCTGCACAACGCGACCTACACGCTCTCGTACGGCATAGTGCCAACCGACAGCGCCTACGCGCGGGTCAATACGGTCGACGGCGGCATCAACTACGACGCGACCGGCGACGCGGGCACCGGCACGACTTCCGCAGGAAAGCCGGGCTTCCGATCGAACGCGTCGGCGCAGGTCTGTTACACCTTCGACAAGCAGTCCGCCTGCGCGGCCTACCAGCATCCCGTATTGCAGGTGCCGTCCGCCAACGTGGTCGTGACGAAACATTGGGAAGGCGGAATGCCGGCGAGTGGAACCACATTGCGCATCGATTTCATGCAGGGCGGCGCATCGAAGCTGGGCAAAGACCTTTCCGAAGATGACGAGCTGCCTACCGGCGAATGGCAGTACACATTCCGTGGCGTGATGGCAGGCGACTACACCGTCACGGAAGGCAACATCGCCGGCTATCACGCGAAAGGCAACGTCACCTCAGTGCCGATCAGCATCACCAGAGCCGACATGTGGAGCGCGTTCGACAAGGGACAGACCGCCACCTACGAAGCCTCGTTCACCAACGTGAAAGAGACGGTGGCCGTGCTGCCGCTATCCGGCGCATCGGAAGGACGGACCTGGCTGGTCGTGGCCGGCGTCACGGCACTGGTGCTGCTGCTTGCGGGCATCGTCGGACTGGCTTTGATCGGGCGCGGACGGCCGTGA
- the rmuC gene encoding DNA recombination protein RmuC: protein MFDNPVFVVILLVIMAALGAAAGFFAGRAKGQDMARGAKESDLNEAKAQIEADKQDISNLNAAVVQYRTQAEGFSQQLTYLKSQLAQAQRAEEMRVERERQRAAEEANRHQAESERKLQEQSKVLSALAPVQKNLDALQTKVAQIEEGRKHEMGALGEQLKGLGEQQARLDRETSALSSALRNNKVRGAWGEAQLRNIVESAGLLEHVDFDTQVVVTDADGHTQRPDMIIHMPGGKTIPIDAKAPYADYQRACEIPDTASPEELARKNELLHSHAKAVRDHVKTLGDKAYWNAFSDAPDFVIAFIPNESLLQAALETDPTLMDDAFAQKVALTSPITLWAVLKSVAYAWQQQSLTDDAKMLFDLSRELYERFAVLGERATKLGSAITKTVGAYNSFAASLESRVLVTARKLQRVDQSKVIGTVDMIAPEKGDIRELSAPETNAE from the coding sequence ATGTTCGATAATCCTGTGTTTGTAGTGATATTGCTGGTGATCATGGCCGCGCTCGGAGCGGCTGCGGGCTTCTTCGCGGGCCGTGCCAAAGGGCAGGATATGGCCCGTGGCGCGAAGGAATCCGACCTGAACGAGGCGAAGGCGCAGATCGAGGCGGACAAACAGGACATCAGCAATCTCAACGCGGCTGTTGTGCAATACCGTACGCAGGCGGAAGGATTCAGCCAACAGCTGACGTATCTCAAATCGCAATTGGCTCAGGCCCAGCGTGCCGAGGAAATGCGCGTGGAACGTGAACGGCAGCGTGCCGCCGAAGAAGCGAACCGTCATCAAGCCGAAAGCGAACGGAAACTGCAGGAGCAAAGCAAGGTGCTCTCCGCACTGGCTCCGGTGCAGAAGAACCTCGACGCCCTGCAGACAAAGGTCGCGCAAATCGAAGAGGGCCGCAAACATGAGATGGGAGCGCTCGGCGAACAGCTCAAAGGTCTTGGCGAACAGCAGGCGCGATTGGATCGCGAGACGAGCGCCCTATCATCGGCATTGCGCAACAACAAGGTGCGTGGCGCGTGGGGCGAGGCGCAGCTGCGCAACATCGTGGAATCGGCGGGTCTGTTGGAACATGTCGATTTCGACACCCAGGTTGTGGTCACCGACGCCGATGGACATACGCAACGGCCGGATATGATCATCCACATGCCGGGCGGCAAAACCATTCCGATCGACGCGAAAGCGCCATACGCCGACTACCAGCGCGCATGCGAGATTCCAGACACCGCCTCACCGGAGGAACTGGCCCGCAAGAACGAGCTGCTGCATTCCCATGCCAAAGCGGTACGAGACCATGTGAAGACCCTGGGAGACAAAGCCTACTGGAACGCGTTCAGCGATGCTCCGGATTTCGTGATCGCGTTCATCCCCAACGAATCGTTGCTGCAGGCCGCATTGGAAACCGACCCGACACTGATGGACGACGCATTCGCGCAGAAAGTCGCGCTGACCTCGCCGATCACCCTATGGGCGGTGCTCAAATCCGTGGCATACGCATGGCAGCAGCAAAGCCTGACCGATGACGCGAAAATGCTGTTCGACCTGTCCCGAGAGCTGTACGAACGGTTTGCAGTATTGGGGGAGCGGGCCACCAAACTGGGTTCCGCCATCACCAAAACGGTCGGCGCATACAACTCGTTCGCCGCGTCGCTCGAATCGCGCGTGCTGGTCACCGCGCGCAAACTGCAACGCGTCGACCAAAGCAAGGTCATCGGCACCGTCGACATGATCGCGCCCGAAAAAGGGGATATCCGCGAGTTGTCCGCTCCCGAGACCAACGCCGAATAA
- a CDS encoding fumarylacetoacetate hydrolase family protein — translation MRIARFTHNDVPQYAFVQTDKNDGKDYLVALNGYPLSGQAVEPTGERYPVDGDGIRLLAPVIPSKVYGLAKNYEAHAQFMHEAGHSDIKHAPEDMVIFTKPSTSVIGPDDPIVIPLCSNDMNFEPELAVVMGRIAKNVPVEQAMDYVLGFTCVNDVTLRDLQGLDPTWTRAKGFDTACPLGPWIVTRDDVDWKDAKISFTLNGEDVPMASGTTANLIHGIPEQIAAITSFTTLLPGDVIMTGTPNASGHLDPGDEAIVHVEGIGDLRNVVVRG, via the coding sequence ATGAGAATCGCACGTTTTACGCATAATGATGTACCGCAGTACGCCTTCGTTCAGACCGACAAGAACGACGGCAAGGACTATCTTGTGGCCTTGAACGGCTATCCGCTGTCCGGCCAGGCCGTCGAGCCGACCGGCGAGCGCTATCCGGTGGATGGTGACGGCATTCGTCTGCTGGCTCCGGTGATTCCGTCGAAGGTGTACGGTTTGGCGAAGAATTATGAGGCGCATGCGCAGTTCATGCATGAGGCCGGTCATTCCGATATCAAGCATGCGCCGGAGGATATGGTGATTTTCACCAAGCCGAGCACGTCGGTGATTGGTCCGGATGATCCGATTGTGATTCCGCTGTGTTCGAATGATATGAATTTCGAGCCGGAGTTGGCTGTGGTGATGGGTCGTATCGCCAAGAATGTGCCGGTGGAGCAGGCCATGGATTATGTGCTGGGTTTCACGTGCGTGAATGATGTGACGTTGCGTGATCTGCAGGGCCTTGATCCGACGTGGACGCGTGCGAAGGGTTTTGATACGGCGTGCCCGTTGGGTCCGTGGATTGTGACGCGTGACGATGTGGATTGGAAGGATGCGAAGATTTCCTTCACGCTCAACGGTGAGGATGTGCCGATGGCGTCGGGTACCACGGCGAATCTGATTCACGGCATTCCTGAGCAGATCGCGGCGATTACGAGTTTCACCACGCTGCTGCCGGGCGATGTGATTATGACGGGTACGCCGAACGCGTCGGGTCATCTGGATCCGGGTGACGAGGCGATCGTGCACGTCGAGGGCATCGGCGATCTGCGCAACGTGGTGGTGCGCGGCTGA